In the Triticum aestivum cultivar Chinese Spring chromosome 2B, IWGSC CS RefSeq v2.1, whole genome shotgun sequence genome, CCTGAGCACGTCTCGACGTAGGTCCCCAACCAACACTTGCCCGACCTCTGCGCATACCTTAGACCAGGTGCTTGATGTTGAATAATGCTGAAGTAAGTTGTGTTGTAGAGTGAAAAGTGGTAGGGCAGGTAACATATGTACATGTACATGTGCACAGACGCTGAACTATGATGGCGTCCTTGAAATCTAGGTGGAGCAGTTTCGTTCAGATATGGCGCCCCACTTGGATCACCTCGTTTCTTCATCAAAGATCAATCGCCCGCGTCAGTAGGATCAAGCGACCCCCATCGCATTGCTGGATCCCCTCATTTCTCCGCAAACCGATCACTCACATTGGCTGGATCGGGTGATCCCCCATCGTAGCAACTGTGCAGCGTAAAAACATGGGTTGTAAAATGTGTAAGGATCAAAGGTGTGGAGTAATTACCTGTCAAAACGCAATTTAGATTATGAAGTGACGAACAAAATAATCCTAGTACCAACCTTCAAGATGTGTCCAAATCAGTCGAGAACAGCCAGCATACATGAATCATACATGAACTGAAAAGAGGAAACCTACCTAAGCATCATGTTGAAAGATGTTTTACTACTAATAGTGGTGTGGGCGAGCGAAGAGTGGAAGGGTAGGAAGCATATATAGACGTATCTGTACCCCTCAACAGCGAAAAGGATCGACACATCATCCATAGTGAATGTACGCTCAGAAACTGAAGTATGATTGTGTCTATCAAGTCTCAGCGGAGGAATTTTGATAAGTTGAGGCATCGGCCTTCATCGCCCTCATCCCCTCTGTTTCGCCATCACAACCTGACTAACGACGCCAACTAGATCGAGCGGTCCTTGAATCACCCACAACGCCTGTATCGGTTGGATCCCCTCGCAGATGATCGACCACATTGCCCGCATCATGCAAGCCTCGATCCCCTCTGTCACCCATCACCGATCCACTCCTTTGTATCCAACGCCGAGTGATCCGATCCTCTTCTGTGGACCGCTCTTTCTCCGAGACGGGGAGAGAATCACAATGTCAGATCGCTCTGGACCGCCGTCGGCTAGCTAAGTGGGCTGGGGAAGCAACCCAGTTTACCAGAGGGCGTGGTTACGGCCTCTAGGCAGCATCCCATCAGGACAGCTGGGCCAACAATTAAAAAGTGCACCTGGAGGTGGCTGTATACATCATATCTCACGACCAGCAATGCTTAGATCTCAAAAAACGGACGGCTAAAAATGTGAATCGCTAAGAGGGCTCGCTTTAGGCTCGGTTATACTGTCctaaattcataggcatttcctgacgtctaccaatattacgaattctttgacattgatcacaagataagacaaacttagtGCATCCTTGAAGAGGGCAGGACAATAAAAACCAAATTGTAATAACTTAgttcaggtacacaacgtctaataataccatctactcctttataaacatgtgagtcatcccaaaagtaatgtcttaaaaaTCAAAGAAGAGCTtttctggtatgtgaaactaggtagtatatatttagcaacaatgtaattagcatattcTGCATATgaaggagtattacgagaagcatttataacagctaattgttcatcaggaaaactatcatcaataggcaatgGGTCATCAAGACATTTTCCATTCAAGACAATTTTTCAGCTATGCGGTTCACAACTCCCTTTctgtcaataatatgcaagtcaaattcttgtatcaATAGAACCCACCTAACCaacctaggtttagcatctttcttttccacatggtatttaatagcaacatgatctgtggaacagttactttagaatcaacgatataagatctgaatttatcacatgcaaacacaactgctaaaaaatctTTCTCAGTGATAGCATAATTTGTTTGAgaactatctagagttttactatcataatggataacatttaatttcttatcaactctttgtcctagaacaatgATACGTCTCTaatttatctataattttttattgttccatactattatattatctgttttggatgttttatatgtattaacATGCCATTTTATATCAATGATTTAAATTGCTAACTATAGCTACGCTGTAGCTGCGCTATAGCTTTTCGGGAGGCTAAAAGCGAAGCTATAGCACTTTGTTCCGCTATCCTAGCTACGCCCGCTATAGCTGAAAATAGTTGCGCTATTTACAATAGCTCGCTATTAGCTATAGCTGAAGCTATAACTTAGTAAGCATTCGTGGGCCAAACGGCCAAAAGGAAGCCCAAAATAAATTGTACAATTATTAAATTTAATCATAAACAGAAAATTGTCATCTATATATACTGAATCacatgaaaaaaaaatgaaaaccctAATAGGGTGACGTCCAATATTTTTGGTGGCTGCTTGCTGCCGGCTGCATCTTGGATCTCCGGCGGCGTGCGACCACTTTACGGCTGCTCGTACAACATCTCAGGATGTCCGAACCAGGCAAGAAATTAAATCGCGTGTACTAGTTCTATACATGTTGATGAACTGGTCGTTTGATTCTCTTGCGTCTTTAGTCTCTAGACTATACTATTTATGTAGTATGTACGTAGCTCACCCCATGTTAATTCGTGATCACAAATTGGCAAATTCTCAATGCTTCTAGTGGCTTATATTTTGCGTAGGTATGTCAAGCACGCCCCAAACAGTACGACCACCATCTAGTACTGCACAAAGATTAGACCCAGCTTATTCTCATTGTACAGTTCCAGATCCGAATAAGAAGAATTATTTGCAGTGCATCTAGTGCCCAAAGATTTGCAAGGGTGGGATTACTCGTGTCAAGTACCACCTCGGCCATGTTCCAAAAACAAGTGTTTCTCCATGTCCTAATGTTCCATCTGATGTGAAGAAGCACATGCTTGATACTGTCACAAAAATGCATCAGCAAAAGGAAAATAAAGCCAATGAACTGAACAAGTCAAGGGAAGAGGTTAATTTAAGCCACTCAGAGGGAGAAGAGACAAGTGATGATGATCAGGCCAAGGGTAAGCAAAAAAGAGTGAGGCACACCTCTAGCTCGAAAGGATCTGGCGGTCCTATTGAGAAGTTCTGCAAATCCAAACCAGAAGAGGTTGTAGCTAGTAAAGGTACAAAAGTAAAAGTTCAATCCGCATTGACACTCAAGAGAAGAAAAGAGAGGAGGAATCATGCATGTGAGTATATTTGTCAATTCTTCTATGAGGCAGGATTTCCATACAGTGCAGTTACTCTTTCTAGTTTTGTACTTATGCTAGAGGCCATTGGGGATTTTGGCAGGGACTTGAAAGGTCCAACGCCATATGAGATGAGTGGTCCTTTcttgaagaaaaggaagaagaaggtgCTAGAAAAACTGAAGGCTCATAGGGAACCATGGAAGCTTAGTGGCTGTTCTGTTATGACTGATGCATGGACGGATAGAAAAGGCAGGGGAGTAATGAATCTGGTCGTTCATAGTGCTTACGGGGTGTGCTTTCTTGATTCCGTGGACTATTCAGCTGTAAAGAAAGATGGAAAATATATATTTGATCTTGTCGACAGATGCATAGAGGATGCATGTGAGAAGAATATTGTTCAAGTGGTGACAGATAATGCTAGAGCAAATGAAGCGGCGGCAAGTTTACTCAAGGCAAAGCGGCCCAATATATTTTGGACTGGTTGTGCCGCACACTGCATTGATCTCTTGCTTGAGGACATTGGACTTCTTCCACCTGTTGAAGTCACAATTACAAAGGCAAGATCTTTGACCGTATTTCTCTATGCTCATACAAGGTTTCTGGAGTTGATGATAAGATTTCTTGGGAGGATTTGGTTCGGTCTGGTGTTACTCGCTTTGCAACAACTTATCTGAATTTAAAGAGCTTACTGGACAGCAAGAAAGAACTACAAAGGTTGTTTCGGTCAGATGAGCTCAATGACATGGGGTATTTGAAGAAGGCGAAAGGCCAGACAGCAAACAGAGTGGTGTGCTCTGATGGTTTTTGGAAGAAAGTGGATGATGCTGTGAATTTTTTTGATCCCTTGGTTAATGTTCTAAGGCGAATGGACAGTGACATACCATCTATGGGTTTCCTATATTGTGGTTTGATGAATGCAAAGAGAGAAATTTCTGTGAGGTTTGACAATGATGAGAGCCGCTTCCAAGTTGTTTGGGATAAGATCAACAAAAGATGGGACCATAAAATGAAAACACCACTACATTTGGCTGGCTATTTCTTAAACCCTTACTGTTATTACACAAACAAGGTTGAGATTGAATTGGACAGAAGTTTCAGAGAAGGTGTAATTTCTTGTGTGACAAAGATAATTGAAGAGGTAGAAATTCAAGATGCGGCTATTGAAGAATTCACTTTGTATCAAGATGACCAGGGCTCATTTGGGAAGGATATTGCTGTTCGACAGAGGCGAAACAAGAACTTTGATCCTGGTACATGCTCATCTCTCTATTTAAAATTCTTTGGTATAGTTTTTTTTCTCATGGTTCTAACCTCAACCTTTTGCATTATAATTTGAAGCAAAATGGTGAAAAAATCATGGAACAAGTGCACCACATCTAAGGAATTTGGCAATAAGGATTTTGAGTTTGACATGTAGCTCCTCTGCTTGCGAAAGAAACTGGAGTGCTTTTGAACAAGTAAGAGAACTGACCACGTACTCATCTTACCTCTTCACTGATTCCTATTTTTATTCCATAATAAGAAATTTTCTAGTAATGTAATAATGTGATCCCTTTTAGGTCCACTCAAAGAAACGTGCAAGACTGCTTCATGATAGAATGAGGGATCTAGTTTTTGTCAAGTTCAACTCTAAACTGGAGCAGAAGAGAAAGAACCAAAACAGAGACCCCATTGTGATACCATTTGTTGATGTACTCGACAACAATGATAATGAATGGATTTGTGAGATTACAAGGGACGAACCAATACAAGGTGAAGCAATAAATCATGAACCTGAGCATCACGTAACTGCACATGGTCCAAACAAGAGGAAAACCATTACTGAGCATAAGCAAGCTAAAAAGTGGAAGGTCAttccagatgatgatgaagaagttaTATCATCTTCTTCCTCGGATGAGGACATCGAATTACCAAGTGATCATACAGAGCTGAATGATGATATCTTGACCGACTTTGAAGAGGAATAGACTACAATTTTAAGTTCATTAATAAATAATGCATGCCCCTTTCATTTTTTTGGACATGTTCTTATGCTATCGTAACTGGTTCATTTGTTCAAGATCTAAAAGTTGTTCTATAAGCATGTATTAGTACATTTAAAATGCCATGACTTTCTATTTTTGTTCCTGGTTTCGAGTTTTTGTTATATGTTCACTTTTATTATGAAACACTATTGTAAATAGCTCCCGTGATAGCTGACATAGCTGCAGCTCAGACCATGCTGCGTCACCGTGAAAAAAGTGATTTAAAACcttgttttatattatttttgggactaacctgttaacctagagcccagtgccagttcctgttttttccttgtttttgagttcgcagaaaaggaataccaaactgaggaagacaaccaggagacttggagatgaaatcggaggagccacgaggcggccacaaggacgaagggcgcgcccagggggtagggcgcgcccccacccttgtgggccccccttgaccctcctgacctaattcttctgcctatatattcccatatatcccgaaaccaccagaggcatccacaaaaactTTTCTGCTGCAACAACCTTCtgtacttgtgagatcccatcaagggaccttttccggcaccctgccggagggggattcgatcacggagggcttctacatcaacactattgcccttccgataaagcgtgagtagtttaccacagacctacgggtccatagctagtagctagatggcttcttctctctctttgattctcaataccatgttctcctcgatgttcttggagatctattcgatgtaatacttttttgcggtgtgttagtcgagatccgatgtattgtggatttatgatcagcttatctatgaatattatttgaatcttctctgaattcttatatgcatgatttgatatctatgtaattctcttcaaactataggtttgttttggc is a window encoding:
- the LOC123041255 gene encoding uncharacterized protein, producing MLDTVTKMHQQKENKANELNKSREEVNLSHSEGEETSDDDQAKGKQKRVRHTSSSKGSGGPIEKFCKSKPEEVVASKGTKVKVQSALTLKRRKERRNHACEYICQFFYEAGFPYSAVTLSSFVLMLEAIGDFGRDLKGPTPYEMSGPFLKKRKKKVLEKLKAHREPWKLSGCSVMTDAWTDRKGRGVMNLVVHSAYGVCFLDSVDYSAVKKDGKYIFDLVDRCIEDACEKNIVQVVTDNARANEAAASLLKAKRPNIFWTGCAAHCIDLLLEDIGLLPPVEVTITKARSLTVFLYAHTRFLELMIRFLGRIWFGLVLLALQQLI